In a single window of the Thermococcus stetteri genome:
- a CDS encoding proteasome assembly chaperone family protein, translating to MKETVIYLLERPQLRDPVFIEGLPGIGLVGKLAADHLIQELGAIKFAELYSPHFMHQVLIKKGSIVELMKNEFYYWVNPDEEGRDLIIITGDQQVPPTDSPGHYEVVGKMLDFVQELGVREIITMGGYQVPELQGEPRVLAAVTHEELVDYYRKKLEGCSVEVIWREDEGGAIVGAAGLLLGIGKLRSMYGISLLGESLGYIVDPKAAKAVLSAVTKILGIEVDMTALEERAKETEEILQKVQEMQRAMLEQGMPPQQEEEDRGYL from the coding sequence ATGAAGGAAACCGTGATTTATCTCCTTGAGAGGCCCCAGCTTAGGGATCCGGTCTTCATAGAGGGGCTTCCCGGGATAGGCCTTGTAGGAAAGCTCGCCGCGGACCACCTCATCCAAGAACTCGGCGCCATAAAGTTCGCGGAGCTTTACTCACCGCACTTCATGCACCAGGTTCTCATCAAGAAGGGCTCGATAGTTGAGCTGATGAAGAACGAGTTCTACTACTGGGTGAACCCTGACGAGGAAGGGAGGGACCTCATTATAATCACCGGCGACCAGCAGGTTCCGCCAACCGACAGCCCTGGCCACTACGAGGTCGTTGGGAAGATGCTCGACTTCGTTCAGGAACTCGGCGTCAGGGAAATAATCACCATGGGCGGCTACCAGGTACCGGAGCTCCAGGGCGAGCCGAGGGTTTTAGCCGCTGTCACCCACGAGGAGCTCGTCGACTACTACAGGAAAAAGCTCGAGGGCTGCTCCGTTGAGGTCATCTGGAGGGAGGACGAGGGCGGAGCGATTGTAGGAGCGGCAGGCCTTCTCCTCGGCATAGGAAAGCTCCGCTCGATGTACGGCATAAGCCTCCTCGGCGAGAGCCTCGGCTACATCGTCGACCCGAAGGCTGCCAAGGCAGTCCTCAGCGCCGTCACGAAGATTCTTGGAATAGAGGTTGACATGACCGCCCTCGAAGAGCGCGCCAAGGAAACCGAGGAGATCCTTCAGAAGGTCCAGGAGATGCAGAGGGCAATGCTTGAGCAGGGGATGCCCCCACAGCAGGAGGAAGAGGACAGGGGCTACCTTTGA
- a CDS encoding RNA-protein complex protein Nop10, whose protein sequence is MHFRIRKCPNCGRYTLKEICPVCGSKTKVAHPPRFSPEDPYGEYRRRLKRELLGIGRRS, encoded by the coding sequence ATGCACTTTCGCATAAGGAAGTGCCCCAACTGCGGGAGGTACACGCTGAAGGAAATCTGCCCCGTCTGTGGGAGTAAGACCAAAGTAGCCCACCCGCCGCGCTTCTCGCCGGAGGATCCGTACGGCGAGTACAGGCGGAGGCTCAAGCGTGAACTCCTCGGCATTGGTAGGAGGTCTTGA
- a CDS encoding translation initiation factor IF-2 subunit alpha, which produces MPRKAKEYPEEGEFVVATVKNIHPYGAFLTLDEYPGKEGFMHISEVAPTWVKNIRDYLKEGQKIVAKVIRVDPSKGHIDLSLKRVNQQQRKAKLQEYKRAQKAENLLKMAAEKLGKDFETAWREVWVPLEEEYGEVYAAFEDAAQNGMDVLKGLISDEWIEALKPIIEAYVEIPTVTIDAEFEITVPKPNGVEIIKEALIRARDRANEEKDIEVKFSYQGAPRYRIDITAPDYYKAEEVLEDIAEEILRVIKEAGGEATLIRKEKRIKKVKRR; this is translated from the coding sequence GAGGAAGGAGAATTTGTGGTTGCAACCGTTAAGAACATTCACCCTTACGGAGCCTTTCTCACGCTTGACGAGTATCCCGGAAAGGAGGGGTTCATGCACATAAGCGAGGTCGCTCCCACATGGGTCAAGAACATAAGGGACTACCTCAAAGAGGGTCAGAAGATAGTTGCGAAGGTGATAAGGGTAGACCCGAGCAAGGGACATATCGACCTGAGCCTAAAGAGGGTTAACCAGCAACAGAGAAAGGCGAAGCTCCAGGAGTACAAGAGGGCGCAGAAGGCAGAGAACCTGCTCAAAATGGCAGCTGAGAAGCTCGGAAAAGACTTTGAAACGGCCTGGAGAGAAGTATGGGTTCCGCTTGAGGAGGAGTACGGCGAGGTTTACGCTGCCTTTGAGGATGCGGCCCAGAACGGGATGGACGTCCTTAAGGGACTCATCAGCGACGAGTGGATTGAGGCTTTGAAGCCCATCATAGAGGCCTACGTCGAGATTCCGACCGTTACGATAGATGCCGAGTTCGAGATAACTGTTCCGAAGCCGAACGGCGTGGAGATAATAAAGGAGGCCCTCATAAGGGCGCGTGACAGGGCAAACGAGGAGAAGGACATCGAGGTCAAGTTCTCCTACCAGGGCGCCCCGAGGTACAGGATAGACATCACGGCTCCGGACTACTACAAGGCCGAAGAAGTCCTAGAAGACATAGCCGAGGAGATTCTCCGCGTCATCAAGGAAGCTGGTGGAGAGGCGACCCTTATAAGGAAGGAGAAGAGGATTAAGAAAGTGAAGAGGAGATGA